From Brevibacillus marinus, a single genomic window includes:
- a CDS encoding LysR family transcriptional regulator, which translates to MELRQIRYVLAVAEEGSFSRAAARLHLAQPSLSQQIAKLEKKLGVLLFHRLAQKVELTDAGERFVQVARKLLDQAEGLEREMREYATGQAGRLLVGSLPITGAYVLPLAIPVFTRQFPHVELSLIEETSSRLEELLVNGKLDVSLLTMPISEPALRIEPAFQEEIYLALPPAHPFAGKAEVDLADLSSQPFILLKEGQGFRQIALSLCEQAGFQPRIVFESSNIQTVQALVAAGMGVSFAPEMITRSAWGRNAPVYVHLKHRPTRTLVIAYRKDRTLSRPVRAFIDILLQGVNRIAQRLD; encoded by the coding sequence ATGGAACTGCGGCAAATTCGGTACGTGCTGGCTGTCGCCGAGGAAGGCAGTTTTTCCCGTGCCGCCGCCCGGCTGCATTTGGCGCAGCCCTCGCTCAGTCAGCAAATCGCCAAGCTGGAAAAGAAACTGGGCGTTCTGTTGTTTCACCGGCTGGCGCAAAAAGTGGAATTGACCGATGCCGGCGAACGGTTTGTGCAGGTTGCGCGGAAGCTGTTGGATCAGGCGGAAGGCCTGGAACGGGAGATGAGAGAGTACGCCACCGGCCAGGCCGGCAGGCTGTTGGTGGGCAGTCTGCCGATCACCGGCGCCTACGTGCTGCCGCTGGCGATTCCCGTCTTTACCCGGCAGTTTCCGCACGTGGAGCTGTCGCTCATCGAGGAGACCTCCAGCCGCCTGGAGGAGCTATTGGTAAACGGCAAATTGGACGTCAGCCTGCTGACGATGCCGATCAGCGAACCGGCGCTGCGGATCGAACCGGCTTTCCAGGAAGAGATTTACCTGGCCCTGCCGCCCGCTCATCCGTTTGCGGGGAAGGCGGAAGTGGACCTGGCCGACTTGTCCAGCCAGCCGTTTATCCTGTTAAAAGAAGGACAGGGCTTCCGGCAAATCGCGCTCTCGCTGTGCGAGCAGGCCGGTTTTCAGCCGCGCATCGTCTTTGAGAGCAGCAACATTCAGACCGTCCAGGCGCTGGTCGCCGCCGGCATGGGGGTTTCCTTTGCGCCGGAAATGATCACCCGTTCCGCCTGGGGGAGGAATGCGCCTGTCTATGTCCACCTCAAGCATCGACCCACGCGGACATTGGTGATTGCCTACCGCAAAGACCGCACGCTGTCGCGTCCTGTCCGCGCCTTCATCGACATCCTGCTCCAAGGCGTCAACCGGATCGCCCAGCGGCTGGATTGA
- a CDS encoding AMP-binding protein has protein sequence MSIRTITIGDLLDETAARLPQREAVVYKERNLRYSFAQFQQLCNQVAKGLMALGIEKGENVAIWATNVPEWVTAQFATAKMGGVLVTVNTSYRVHELEYLLRQSEATTLILIDSYRGANYLEMIRELCPELNECPPGQLQAARLPHLRNVIYIGSERQPGMFCWSDLLERAELVSDAELYARQRSLHPDDVINMQYTSGTTGFPKGVMLSHINIVNNAIKVAACMRLTEEDRVCIPVPFFHCFGCVMGTLACVATGAAMVPVIAFDPEKVLDVVEAERCTALYGVPTMFIAELNHPSFPARDLSALRTGIMAGSPCPIEVMKKVVDLMGIREITIAYGQTESSPVITQTRPEDSIERRVSTVGRPHDDVEVKIINPETGEPVGPGVQGELCTRGYLVMKGYYNMPEQTQKVIDQDGWLHTGDLATMDEDGYFRITGRLKDMIIRGGENIYPREIEEFLYSHPKILDVQVVGVPDELYGEQVLACIKVREGEVLTEEEVKQYCEGKIARYKIPHYVQFVSEYPMTASGKIQKYKLREQAIQLLGLARPDASETA, from the coding sequence ATGTCAATCCGAACCATAACCATCGGTGACCTCTTGGATGAGACAGCGGCGCGGCTTCCGCAGCGGGAAGCGGTGGTGTACAAGGAACGAAACTTGCGCTACAGTTTTGCCCAGTTTCAACAGCTCTGCAATCAAGTGGCGAAAGGCTTGATGGCCCTGGGCATTGAGAAGGGCGAGAATGTGGCCATCTGGGCAACCAACGTGCCGGAGTGGGTGACCGCGCAGTTCGCCACGGCGAAGATGGGCGGCGTCCTCGTTACCGTCAACACCAGCTATCGTGTACATGAACTGGAGTACCTGCTGCGCCAGTCGGAAGCGACAACCTTGATCCTGATCGATTCCTACCGGGGGGCGAACTATCTGGAGATGATTCGGGAGCTGTGCCCCGAATTAAACGAGTGTCCCCCCGGTCAGCTCCAGGCGGCGCGGCTGCCGCATCTGCGCAACGTCATCTACATCGGCAGCGAACGGCAGCCGGGGATGTTTTGCTGGTCGGATCTCTTGGAGCGGGCGGAACTGGTCAGCGATGCGGAACTGTACGCCCGTCAGCGTTCGCTTCACCCGGATGACGTGATCAACATGCAGTACACCTCCGGGACGACCGGGTTTCCCAAAGGCGTGATGCTCTCGCATATCAATATCGTCAACAACGCGATCAAGGTGGCCGCGTGCATGCGCCTGACCGAGGAAGACCGCGTCTGCATTCCGGTGCCGTTTTTCCACTGCTTCGGCTGCGTGATGGGCACGCTGGCCTGCGTCGCGACCGGCGCTGCGATGGTGCCGGTGATCGCGTTTGACCCAGAGAAGGTCCTCGATGTGGTGGAAGCGGAGCGCTGCACCGCCTTGTACGGGGTACCGACGATGTTCATCGCCGAACTGAATCATCCCAGCTTCCCCGCGCGCGATCTTTCCGCGCTGCGGACGGGGATCATGGCCGGCTCACCCTGCCCGATTGAAGTGATGAAAAAAGTAGTCGATCTGATGGGGATCCGCGAGATTACGATCGCCTACGGGCAGACCGAATCCTCTCCGGTGATCACCCAGACCAGACCGGAGGACAGCATCGAGCGGCGCGTTTCCACTGTGGGGCGCCCCCATGACGACGTGGAAGTGAAGATCATCAATCCGGAAACGGGAGAACCAGTGGGGCCAGGCGTGCAAGGGGAGCTGTGCACGCGCGGCTATCTGGTGATGAAAGGGTATTACAATATGCCGGAGCAGACGCAAAAGGTGATCGACCAGGACGGCTGGCTGCATACCGGTGACCTGGCGACGATGGACGAGGACGGGTATTTTCGCATCACCGGCCGGCTGAAAGACATGATCATCCGGGGCGGCGAGAACATCTATCCGCGGGAAATTGAAGAATTTCTCTACTCCCATCCGAAGATCCTCGACGTACAGGTGGTCGGCGTGCCGGATGAGCTGTACGGCGAACAGGTGCTGGCCTGCATCAAGGTGCGGGAAGGGGAAGTGCTCACGGAAGAAGAAGTGAAGCAGTATTGCGAAGGAAAAATTGCCCGTTACAAAATACCGCACTACGTACAGTTCGTCAGCGAATACCCGATGACCGCCTCCGGCAAGATTCAAAAGTACAAACTGCGCGAGCAGGCGATTCAACTGCTCGGGCTTGCGCGGCCGGATGCCAGTGAAACCGCTTAA
- a CDS encoding thioredoxin family protein: MKEITSQAEFEQAIRSTKPVVVKFYTTWCPDCHRIEPFMPEVEAAYREKLEMVAVDRDKFPELAQQLDVFGIPSFIAFQEGRELIRFVSKLGKSREEIEHFLERTIQVSEALRQA, from the coding sequence ATGAAAGAAATAACCAGCCAGGCAGAGTTTGAGCAGGCGATTCGCTCCACCAAGCCGGTGGTCGTCAAGTTTTACACCACCTGGTGTCCGGACTGCCACCGCATCGAGCCCTTTATGCCGGAAGTGGAGGCCGCTTATCGGGAGAAGCTGGAGATGGTGGCCGTCGACCGCGACAAGTTTCCGGAGTTGGCGCAGCAGCTGGATGTGTTCGGCATTCCCAGTTTCATCGCCTTTCAAGAGGGCCGCGAACTGATCCGCTTCGTCAGCAAACTGGGCAAGTCGCGGGAAGAAATCGAGCATTTCCTCGAGCGGACGATTCAGGTCAGTGAAGCGTTACGGCAGGCTTAA
- a CDS encoding YajQ family cyclic di-GMP-binding protein: MSKESSFDIVSTVDLAEVSNAIHMATKEIANRFDFKGSKSSLSLEKEEIVLISDDEYKLTQVKDVLLSKLVKRGVSIKNLQYGKIEPAAGGTVRQRVKLVQGIDKENAKKIAALIKETGLKVKAQIQDDQLRVSGKNKDDLQRVIAAIKQADLPIDVQFVNYR; this comes from the coding sequence ATGAGCAAGGAAAGTTCATTTGATATCGTTTCGACCGTGGATCTGGCAGAGGTAAGCAACGCCATCCACATGGCCACCAAGGAAATCGCCAACCGCTTTGATTTCAAAGGAAGCAAAAGTTCGCTCAGCCTGGAAAAAGAGGAAATCGTGCTGATCTCCGACGACGAGTACAAACTGACCCAGGTGAAAGACGTCCTGCTGAGCAAACTGGTCAAGCGCGGGGTGTCCATAAAAAATTTGCAGTACGGAAAAATCGAGCCGGCCGCTGGCGGTACGGTACGGCAGCGGGTCAAGCTCGTACAGGGAATTGACAAGGAGAACGCGAAGAAAATCGCGGCCCTGATCAAGGAGACCGGCCTGAAAGTAAAGGCGCAAATCCAGGATGACCAGCTGCGGGTGAGCGGCAAAAACAAGGATGACCTGCAGCGGGTGATCGCGGCGATCAAGCAGGCCGATTTGCCGATTGACGTGCAGTTTGTCAACTATCGCTGA
- the pepF gene encoding oligoendopeptidase F translates to MNKSKTLPKRSEIPDQYKWKLEDIYADDAEWEKDAAKVKELIEQVKQKQGTLSQSGKHLLEVLKLQDELSMLVERLYVYARMRRDEDNTNSTYQALSDRATSLSIQVNSALAYIQPEILAIPDEQLRQLLQSEPGLDHYRFLLEEITRYKPHTLSAREEEILAQASEVANAPATIFGMLNNADITFPMITDEQGEEVELTKGRYIQFMESKDRRVRKEAFEALYATYGKHKNTIAATLAAVVKRDVFFARVRQYPSALEAALFGDKIDKSVYENLIATIREHLPLLHRYIGLRKKLLKLDELHMYDLYVPIVQEVEMRIPYEQAVATIREALRPLGDEYGQVLEEGFTAGWIDVYENQGKTSGAYSWGAYTTHPYVLMNYQEDLNNMFTLAHEMGHALHSYFSDRHQPYTYAQYRIFVAEVASTVNESLLMHHLLETTSDRQVRMYLLNYYLERFRTTLYRQTMFAEFEKLIHERVEAGEALTAESLSTAYRQLNVDYHGPEMVVDSEIDLEWARIPHFYSNFYVYKYATGFSAATSLYKQIIEEGEPAVTRYLDFLKSGGSDYPINLLKRAGVDMTSPEPIRAALTVFAELLSELESLTESGA, encoded by the coding sequence TTGAACAAAAGCAAAACACTGCCGAAACGTTCCGAGATTCCTGACCAGTACAAGTGGAAGCTGGAAGATATCTATGCCGATGATGCCGAATGGGAAAAGGATGCGGCCAAGGTAAAAGAACTGATCGAGCAGGTCAAACAAAAACAGGGGACTCTGTCGCAATCCGGCAAACACCTGTTGGAAGTGCTAAAGCTGCAGGATGAGCTGTCGATGTTGGTGGAGCGGCTGTACGTCTACGCGCGGATGCGGCGGGACGAGGACAACACCAACTCCACCTACCAGGCGCTCAGCGATCGGGCAACCAGCCTGAGCATCCAGGTGAACAGCGCGCTCGCGTACATACAGCCGGAGATCCTGGCCATCCCCGACGAGCAGCTACGCCAGCTGCTGCAAAGCGAGCCGGGGCTGGACCACTATCGTTTTCTGCTGGAAGAAATTACCCGCTACAAGCCGCACACCCTGTCGGCGCGGGAAGAGGAGATCCTCGCCCAGGCCAGCGAGGTGGCCAACGCGCCGGCGACGATTTTCGGCATGCTGAATAACGCGGACATTACGTTCCCGATGATCACCGATGAACAGGGCGAAGAAGTGGAGCTGACCAAAGGGCGCTACATTCAGTTCATGGAATCGAAAGATCGGCGGGTCCGCAAAGAGGCGTTTGAGGCGCTCTACGCGACATATGGCAAACATAAAAACACGATTGCCGCGACGCTGGCCGCCGTGGTCAAGCGGGACGTGTTTTTTGCGCGGGTGCGTCAATATCCGTCCGCTCTGGAGGCGGCCTTGTTCGGCGACAAGATCGACAAGTCCGTCTACGAAAATCTGATCGCCACGATTCGCGAGCACCTGCCGTTGCTGCACCGCTATATCGGTCTGCGCAAAAAGCTGCTCAAGCTGGATGAACTGCACATGTACGACCTGTATGTGCCCATCGTGCAGGAAGTCGAGATGCGCATTCCTTACGAGCAGGCTGTGGCTACGATCAGGGAAGCGCTCCGGCCGCTCGGCGACGAATACGGACAGGTGCTGGAGGAGGGCTTTACCGCCGGCTGGATCGATGTCTATGAAAACCAGGGCAAGACGAGCGGGGCCTATTCCTGGGGAGCGTACACGACTCACCCGTACGTGCTGATGAACTACCAGGAGGACCTGAACAACATGTTCACCCTCGCGCATGAGATGGGGCATGCCCTGCACAGCTACTTTTCCGATCGGCACCAGCCGTATACCTATGCGCAGTACCGCATCTTCGTCGCGGAGGTGGCTTCGACCGTCAACGAATCCCTGTTGATGCACCATCTGCTGGAAACGACCAGCGACCGGCAGGTGCGGATGTATCTGCTCAACTACTACCTGGAACGCTTCCGCACCACGCTGTACCGGCAGACCATGTTCGCCGAGTTTGAGAAGCTGATTCACGAGCGGGTGGAAGCGGGCGAGGCGCTGACAGCCGAATCGCTCAGTACGGCCTACCGCCAGCTGAATGTGGACTATCACGGGCCGGAGATGGTGGTGGACAGCGAGATCGATTTGGAATGGGCCCGCATCCCGCACTTCTACAGCAACTTTTACGTATACAAGTACGCGACCGGCTTTTCCGCGGCCACTTCGCTCTACAAACAGATTATTGAGGAAGGGGAGCCAGCCGTCACCCGTTACCTCGACTTTCTCAAGAGCGGCGGTTCCGATTATCCGATCAACCTGCTGAAGCGGGCCGGTGTCGACATGACGTCGCCCGAGCCGATCCGCGCGGCGCTCACCGTGTTTGCCGAATTGCTGAGCGAACTGGAGAGCTTGACGGAAAGCGGCGCGTAA
- the leuC gene encoding 3-isopropylmalate dehydratase large subunit has translation MKPRTLFEKIWDQHVIHEEPGKPTLLYIDLHLVHEVTSPQAFEGLRLAGRKVRRPDLTFATMDHNVPTKDRFNVTDPISRQQMETLTKNCQDFGIPLADLSSPDQGIVHVIGPQLGLTHPGKTIVCGDSHTSTHGAFGALAFGIGTSEVEHVLATQCLPQIKPKTLEVHVTGELSPGVSAKDLILAIIAKFGTDFATGYVIEYTGEAIRKLSMEERMTVCNMSIEAGARAGLIAPDETTFAYLKGRRYAPQGAEFDAAVERWKQLVTDPGATYDHRVEINASEIAPQVTWGTSPGMGTDVTGVVPDPDSFASPTQRKAAQDALAYMGLKPGTPIREIKIDRVFIGSCTNGRIEDLRRAAAVAKGRKVAEHVQAMVVPGSQEVKKMAEAEGLDKIFIEAGFEWRDSGCSMCLAMNPDVLNPGERCASTSNRNFEGRQGRGGRTHLVSPEMAAAAAIAGHFVDVREWLRETATVG, from the coding sequence GTGAAACCACGTACGCTGTTTGAAAAAATCTGGGATCAACACGTGATCCACGAAGAGCCGGGCAAACCGACCCTGCTGTACATCGATCTGCACCTGGTGCACGAAGTCACCTCGCCGCAAGCGTTCGAGGGACTGCGCTTGGCTGGCCGCAAAGTGCGCCGGCCCGACCTGACGTTTGCGACGATGGACCACAACGTTCCGACAAAAGACCGCTTTAACGTCACCGATCCCATCTCCCGCCAGCAGATGGAAACGTTGACGAAAAACTGCCAAGATTTTGGCATTCCCCTGGCCGACCTGTCCAGTCCGGATCAGGGAATCGTGCACGTCATCGGACCGCAGTTGGGACTTACGCATCCCGGCAAGACGATCGTCTGCGGCGACAGCCATACCTCGACACACGGCGCCTTTGGCGCACTGGCGTTCGGGATCGGCACGAGCGAAGTGGAACACGTGCTGGCCACCCAGTGCCTGCCGCAGATCAAGCCGAAAACGCTGGAAGTGCACGTCACGGGTGAGCTTTCTCCGGGCGTCTCGGCAAAAGACCTGATCCTGGCGATCATCGCCAAATTCGGCACCGACTTCGCGACGGGATACGTGATCGAGTACACCGGCGAGGCGATCCGCAAGCTGTCCATGGAAGAGCGGATGACCGTCTGCAACATGTCGATCGAAGCCGGAGCGCGCGCCGGATTGATCGCTCCCGATGAAACCACGTTTGCCTATTTGAAAGGCCGCCGCTACGCTCCCCAAGGGGCCGAGTTCGACGCTGCCGTGGAGCGGTGGAAGCAGTTGGTGACCGATCCCGGCGCCACCTACGACCACCGCGTGGAGATCAACGCCAGCGAGATCGCGCCGCAGGTGACCTGGGGTACGAGTCCCGGCATGGGTACGGATGTTACCGGCGTCGTGCCTGATCCCGACTCGTTTGCTTCGCCGACGCAGCGCAAGGCGGCGCAAGACGCGCTCGCGTACATGGGGCTGAAGCCGGGAACGCCGATCCGCGAGATCAAGATCGACCGCGTCTTTATCGGCTCCTGTACCAACGGCCGGATCGAGGATTTGCGCCGCGCGGCCGCCGTCGCAAAAGGGCGCAAAGTCGCGGAACACGTACAAGCGATGGTCGTGCCTGGTTCGCAGGAGGTCAAAAAAATGGCGGAAGCGGAAGGGCTGGACAAGATCTTCATCGAAGCCGGCTTTGAATGGCGGGATTCCGGCTGCTCGATGTGTCTGGCGATGAACCCGGATGTGCTCAATCCCGGCGAACGCTGCGCCTCCACCTCGAACCGCAACTTTGAAGGGCGTCAGGGCCGCGGCGGCCGGACCCATCTGGTCAGCCCGGAGATGGCAGCGGCTGCGGCCATTGCCGGACACTTTGTCGACGTCCGCGAATGGCTGCGCGAAACGGCAACGGTCGGTTGA
- the leuD gene encoding 3-isopropylmalate dehydratase small subunit codes for MEPFVVHKGIAAPLDRVNVDTDAIIPKQFLKRIERTGFGQFLFYEWRFTPEGEPIPSFVLNLPRYQGASILLARNNFGCGSSREHAPWALLDYGFRAIIAPSFADIFYNNCFKNGILPIKLSEEQVDELFKRTVQHDNYQLTIDLQQQLITDEHGLSYPFEVDEYRRYCLLNGLDDIALTLQYEDKIAAYEASRGL; via the coding sequence ATGGAACCGTTTGTTGTCCATAAAGGGATCGCGGCGCCGCTCGATCGGGTAAACGTCGATACCGACGCGATTATCCCCAAACAGTTTTTGAAGCGCATCGAGCGCACCGGATTTGGTCAGTTTTTGTTTTATGAATGGCGGTTTACGCCGGAAGGAGAACCGATTCCCTCCTTCGTCCTGAACCTCCCCCGCTACCAAGGCGCTTCCATTCTGCTCGCCCGCAACAACTTCGGCTGCGGCTCTTCGCGCGAGCATGCGCCGTGGGCGCTGCTCGACTACGGGTTCCGGGCGATCATCGCGCCGTCGTTTGCGGACATCTTCTATAACAACTGCTTTAAAAACGGGATTTTGCCGATCAAGCTGTCGGAAGAACAAGTGGACGAACTGTTCAAGCGGACGGTCCAACACGACAACTACCAGCTGACGATTGATTTGCAGCAGCAGCTCATCACCGACGAGCACGGTCTCTCCTATCCGTTTGAGGTTGATGAATACCGCCGCTACTGTCTGCTCAACGGCTTGGACGATATCGCGCTTACCCTGCAATACGAAGACAAAATCGCGGCTTATGAAGCCAGCCGCGGCCTCTAA
- a CDS encoding DnaD domain protein, with protein sequence MDRQIVVNALQEGATSISNLLLITYKRLSLTDEEMMLIIHLLSFQQVGNRFPTIQQLENRLSMPSVRLIQLLQKLIKDGWLTIDEEVDQQTGMRYESYNLEPLYKRLAERLREEELAVREAVAGTRESAAASVPYKGLYNQFEQAFGRPLSPFEIETLHIWVEEDKYPEELIISALREAAAVGKLYIRYIDRILLEWQRQQITSAEEARHYSLRFRRHHVPRDQRQPL encoded by the coding sequence ATGGATCGACAGATTGTGGTGAATGCGCTGCAGGAAGGGGCAACCTCCATTTCCAACTTGCTCTTGATTACCTACAAGCGCCTTTCGTTGACGGATGAAGAGATGATGCTGATTATCCACCTCTTGTCCTTTCAGCAGGTGGGCAACCGGTTTCCCACCATCCAACAGTTGGAGAATCGCTTGTCGATGCCAAGTGTCCGCTTGATTCAACTGCTGCAAAAACTGATCAAGGATGGCTGGTTGACGATTGACGAAGAAGTTGACCAGCAAACCGGCATGCGCTATGAAAGCTACAACCTGGAACCGCTGTACAAACGGTTGGCCGAGCGCTTGCGGGAAGAAGAGCTGGCCGTTCGGGAGGCAGTTGCCGGGACCCGCGAGTCGGCAGCCGCCAGTGTTCCCTACAAAGGTCTCTACAACCAGTTTGAACAGGCGTTTGGCCGACCGCTCTCGCCGTTTGAGATCGAAACGCTGCACATCTGGGTGGAGGAGGACAAGTACCCCGAGGAGTTGATTATCAGCGCCCTGCGCGAAGCAGCCGCTGTCGGCAAACTGTACATACGCTATATCGACCGCATCTTGTTGGAATGGCAGCGGCAGCAGATCACAAGCGCGGAGGAAGCGCGTCATTACAGCCTTCGTTTTCGCCGGCATCATGTACCGCGCGATCAGCGGCAGCCGTTATGA
- a CDS encoding pyridoxal phosphate-dependent aminotransferase yields the protein MKLAKRVTVLSPSPTLAITAKANELKRQGVDVVGLGAGEPDFNTPEHIIEAAEKAMREGKTKYTATAGIPELIQAIREKFERDNGLTYSAKQIIVTNGGKHALYNLFMALLDPGDEVIIPTPYWVSYPEMVKVADGVPVLIAGAESNGFKVTAEQVKAAITPRTRALVINSPSNPTGSIYTRKELEAIVDVCLSHNVLMVSDEIYEKLIYDGHEHVSVATFSKEAYENTVVINGMSKPYSMTGWRMGYAAGNEQLIQAMVDLSSHSTSNPTSFAQYGALAALTGTQEPLERMKQEFVKRRNRVVELLNQIDGISCQKPQGAFYVFPNVSRAVEKMGFKDVDQWSEALLEQEKVAVVPGSGFGAKDNIRISYAASMEQLEEGIARIKRFVEGA from the coding sequence ATGAAACTGGCCAAACGCGTCACCGTTCTTTCTCCGTCCCCTACGTTGGCCATCACGGCGAAGGCAAATGAATTAAAGCGTCAGGGTGTGGACGTGGTCGGCTTGGGAGCTGGTGAACCCGACTTTAATACGCCGGAGCACATCATCGAAGCAGCAGAGAAGGCGATGCGCGAAGGCAAGACGAAATATACGGCGACCGCCGGCATTCCCGAGCTGATCCAGGCGATCCGCGAGAAGTTTGAGCGGGACAACGGGCTTACTTACAGCGCCAAACAAATTATCGTCACCAACGGCGGCAAGCACGCCCTGTACAATTTGTTCATGGCGCTGCTTGATCCGGGAGACGAAGTGATCATCCCCACCCCGTATTGGGTGAGCTATCCGGAAATGGTAAAAGTGGCGGACGGCGTGCCCGTGCTGATTGCGGGAGCGGAGTCCAACGGGTTTAAAGTAACCGCCGAGCAGGTAAAAGCAGCGATTACGCCGCGCACACGGGCGCTCGTGATCAACTCGCCCAGCAACCCGACCGGCAGCATCTACACGCGCAAAGAACTGGAAGCGATTGTCGACGTCTGCCTGTCCCACAACGTGCTGATGGTTTCCGACGAAATCTATGAAAAGTTGATCTACGACGGCCACGAACATGTCAGCGTCGCCACCTTCAGCAAGGAAGCGTACGAAAACACGGTCGTCATCAACGGGATGTCCAAGCCGTACTCGATGACCGGCTGGCGGATGGGATACGCTGCCGGCAACGAACAATTGATCCAGGCGATGGTGGACCTGTCCAGCCACAGCACGTCCAACCCCACTTCCTTTGCCCAGTACGGGGCGCTCGCCGCGCTGACCGGCACACAGGAGCCGCTGGAGCGGATGAAGCAAGAATTCGTCAAACGGCGCAACCGGGTCGTGGAACTGCTCAACCAGATTGACGGCATCAGCTGCCAGAAGCCGCAAGGAGCGTTCTACGTCTTCCCCAACGTTTCCCGGGCCGTGGAAAAGATGGGGTTCAAAGACGTGGATCAATGGAGTGAAGCCTTGCTGGAACAAGAAAAAGTGGCGGTCGTACCGGGCAGCGGCTTTGGCGCCAAGGATAACATCCGGATTTCCTACGCCGCGTCGATGGAACAGTTGGAGGAAGGCATCGCCCGCATCAAACGTTTTGTCGAAGGCGCGTAA